One Xenopus tropicalis strain Nigerian chromosome 8, UCB_Xtro_10.0, whole genome shotgun sequence genomic window carries:
- the LOC116406669 gene encoding Golgi-associated plant pathogenesis-related protein 1-like, protein MDKKSFESEFLQAHNKYREMHGAPPLQLSRQLCQSAQEWADQLAKLGTSQHSAAAEGSIGENIYERTGKEPTADHTVDSWYSEIKKYNFGSPGYVPGTGHFTQVIWKESKEVGVGVATDGKGRHYVVGQYNPGGNIDDPESYKQNVLPAGSAAK, encoded by the exons ATGGACAAGAAATCGTTTGAGTCGGAATTCCTACAGGCACATAATAAATACCGGGAAATGCACGGAGCCCCGCCCCTCCAACTCAGCCGCCAGCTCTGCCAATCCGCCCAGGAATGGGCCGACCAACTGGCCAAACTGGGCACCTCGCAGCACAGCGCCGCAGCTGAAGGATCTATTGGGGAGAATATCTACGAGAGAACTGGCAAGGAGCCGACAG CGGATCACACAGTGGATTCCTGGTACAGTGAGATTAAGAAGTACAATTTCGGGAGCCCGGGGTATGTCCCCGGTACAG ggcacttcACTCAGGTTATCTGGAAGGAGTCGAAGGAGGTTGGAGTGGGAGTGGCCACGGATGGAAAGGGGCGTCACTATGTGGTGGGGCAGTACAACCCCGGGGGGAACATAGACGACCCAGAGTCCTATAAGCAGAACGTTCTGCCCGCCGGCTCTGCTGCAAAATAG
- the ddr2l gene encoding discoidin domain receptor tyrosine kinase 2 like precursor: MFRCFFLLALLSGRAKCAVIPASCRYALGMHDRTIRDEDIIASSQWYESTGPQYARLQREEGDGAWCPAGLLQPEDVQYLQIDLHELHFITLIGTQGRHARATGKEFARAYRVDYSRNGGRWLSWRDHQGQQVMRGNVDEYEVVLADLRPPIIARYIRVIPVTKVPMTVCMRVELYGCKWSDGLTSYSVPEGETYIAPGQPIAFLNDSTYDGYLEKRRQFGGLGQLTDGIHGLDDFTQSLQYRVWPGYDYIGWRNDSAPRGYVEVEFHFDRPRNFSLMKVHCNNLFSKGVKIFQKAECLFKPRLEGEWEAEPVVVLMVVDDKNPSARFVTIPLRQRVGSAILCRFYFADAWMMFSEISFESDMGIAVPTLGTQSPTSAPAQTTEVPVALQNSTERKLETTFPFTISRPVVNPPESRTSVLIGCLVAIILLLVLVIVLILWKQYVQKRLEKAPRRILEEDATVRLSFYSYTIGNSQQTQIHQSNPTYERIFPLDLDYQQPTKPLRKLPELSQSAEDSACSGDYAEPDLTKSTPHQGFQNSVPHYAETDIVSLQGVTGNNMYAVPAVTVDSLTKKDITVGEFPRNQLRLKEKLGEGQFGEVHLCEAEGLQEFLEMSPNEFSDQPNMVAVKMLRPDVTKTARNDFLKEIKIISRLKHPNIIRLLGVCVRDDPLCMITEYMENGDLNQFLSQREIRSQFTKANNIPSVSRQNLLYMAAQIAAGMKYLASLNFVHRDLATRNCLVGNSYTIKVADFGMSRNLYSGDYYRIQGRAVLPIRWMAWESILLGKFTTCSDAWAFGVTLWEMFSLCKEQPYSVLTDEQVIENTGEFFRDQGRQIYLSQTPLCPGPVFELMMRCWSRDIKDRPTFETIHHFLIEQLDCAA, encoded by the exons ATGTTCCGCTGCTTCTTCCTATTGGCTCTTCTGAGTGGGCGTGCCAAGTGTGCGGTGATCCCCG CCTCGTGCCGCTACGCCCTGGGCATGCACGACCGCACCATACGGGATGAGGATATCATAGCGTCCAGCCAGTGGTACGAATCTACCGGCCCCCAATACGCAAG GCTGCAGCGAGAAGAAGGCGATGGCGCTTGGTGCCCAGCGGGTCTCCTCCAACCCGAGGATGTTCAGTACCTGCAGATTGACCTCCACGAGCTTCATTTCATCACCCTGATTGGCACCCAAGGGCGCCACGCTCGGGCGACGGGGAAGGAATTCGCCAGGGCCTACCGGGTCGACTACAGCCGGAATGGGGGTCGCTGGCTCTCCTGGAGAGACCACCAAGGTCAACAG GTAATGAGGGGCAACGTTGATGAGTACGAGGTGGTCCTGGCAGATCTGCGGCCCCCGATAATCGCCCGTTACATCAGGGTGATCCCGGTGACCAAGGTGCCCATGACGGTGTGTATGCGGGTGGAGCTGTACGGCTGCAAGTGGTCCG ACGGCCTGACCTCGTACAGCGTCCCCGAAGGGGAGACCTACATTGCCCCGGGGCAACCAATCGCCTTCCTTAACGATTCCACCTACGACGGATACTTGGAGAAGAG GCGCCAGTTTGGGGGCTTGGGGCAGCTGACGGATGGGATTCACGGATTGGACGACTTCACCCAGAGCCTCCAGTACCGCGTGTGGCCCGGCTACGACTACATCGGCTGGAGGAACGACAGCGCCCCCCGGGGGTACGTGGAGGTGGAGTTCCACTTCGATCGGCCGCGCAACTTCTCCCTCATGAAG gtGCACTGCAATAATCTCTTCTCCAAGGGGGTAAAGATCTTCCAGAAGGCCGAGTGTCTGTTTAAACCCCGCCTGGAGGGCGAATGGGAGGCGGAGCCTGTGGTGGTGCTGATGGTGGTGGATGATAAGAACCCCAGTGCCAGGTTTGTCACCATCCCGTTGCGCCAGCGCGTGGGCAGCGCCATCTTGTGCCGATTCTACTTTGCCGACGCCTGGATGATGTTCAGCGAGATTTCCTTTGAGTCAG ATATGGGCATAGCCGTGCCCACCCTGGGCACCCAGTCTCCCACCTCGGCTCCGGCACAAACCACTGAGGTTCCAGTGGCTCTGCAGAACTCTACGGAGAGGAAACTGG AAACCACTTTCCCCTTCACCATCAGCCGGCCGGTGGTCAATCCCCCTGAGTCGAGAACCTCggttctgattggctgccttGTGGCCATTATTCTCCTGCTTGTCCTGGTCATCGTGCTGATCCTGTGGAAGCAGTATGTGCAGAAACGTCTGGAGAAG gCGCCTCGGCGAATCCTGGAAGAAGACGCCACCGTCCGTCTCTCCTTCTACAGCTACACCATCGGCAACAGTCAGCAGACCCAGATCCACCAATCCAATCCCACCTACGAGCGGATCTTCCCTCTGGACCTCGACTACCAGCAGCCGACCAAACCCCTGCGCAAACTGCCCGAGCTTTCCCAGAGCGCCGAGGACTCCG CCTGCAGCGGAGACTATGCCGAGCCCGACCTGACCAAATCCACCCCGCACCAGGGCTTCCAGAACAGCGTCCCCCACTACGCCGAGACGGACATCGTCAGCCTGCAGGGGGTAACGGGGAACAACATGTACGCGGTGCCGGCCGTCACCGTCGACTCCCTGACCAAGAAGGACATCACCGTGGGCGAGTTCCCCCGCAACCAGCTCCGGCTCAAGGAGAAACTGGGAGAGGGGCAGTTCGGAGAG GTTCATCTGTGTGAGGCGGAGGGGCTGCAGGAGTTCCTGGAGATGTCGCCCAATGAATTCAGCGATCAGCCCAATATGGTGGCCGTGAAGATGCTGAGACCCGACGTCACCAAAACCGCcag GAACGACTTTCTGAAGGAGATAAAGATCATCTCCCGCCTGAAGCACCCCAACATTATCCGCCTcctgggggtgtgtgtgcgggaCGACCCCCTCTGTATGATCACCGAGTATATGGAGAATGGGGACCTCAACCAGTTCCTGTCCCAGCGGGAAATCCGCAGCCAATTCACCAAAGCCAACAACATCCCGTCTGTGAG CCGGCAGAACCTCCTGTATATGGCCGCGCAGATTGCCGCCGGCATGAAGTATCTGGCGTCGCTCAACTTTGTGCACCGGGACCTGGCGACCCGCAACTGCCTCGTGGGCAACAGCTACACCATCAAGGTGGCCGACTTCGGCATGAGCCGCAACCTGTACAGCGGTGACTACTACCGCATCCAGGGCCGGGCCGTGCTGCCCATACGTTGGATGGCCTGGGAGAGCATCCTGCTG GGCAAGTTTACCACCTGCAGTGATGCCTGGGCCTTCGGGGTGACCCTGTGGGAGATGTTCAGTCTGTGCAAGGAGCAGCCGTACAGCGTTCTAACCGACGAGCAGGTGATCGAGAACACGGGCGAGTTCTTCCGGGACCAGGGCAGACAG ATTTACCTTTCCCAGACTCCCCTGTGCCCCGGCCCAGTCTTCGAGTTGATGATGCGGTGCTGGAGCCGAGACATCAAGGACCGACCAACCTTCGAGACGATTCACCACTTCCTGATCGAGCAGTTGGACTGTGCCGCCTAA